DNA from Frateuria edaphi:
CCTCCGGATGGAGCGGGCAGTGTACGTGCGCGGCGCCCAACGACGCCGCCTACCTGCAGGAGCGCACCGGGATGGATGGCGGTCACGCACGGGTGCGCTCCTACAGGATGTCCCGCCGAACGGATCAGCGCAGGGCGAGGAAGTCCGGGCTGGCGACGAAGCGGACGGCGTCCAGGCGCAGGCGCGATTGTGGCAGCGCGCCGAGCAGGGCCTGGCGTTCGGCGGCAAGGGTGGCGATTTCCGCCGGATTGATCGACGGGTTGACCTCCCGCAGTGCGCGCAGGCGGGCCAGCTCGGCATCCAGTTCGGCGGTTGCCTGGGCGACGGCTTCGGCGATGTGCTCCTGCGCCCGCTGGCCGGCGATGGCCTCGGCTTTCTCGAGCATCGGCGGCACGAGCTTGGCGAGGAACTTGCGGTAGCGCGGCACCTCGATGTTGCGGTCGGCCGCCTTGCGCACGGCCGCTTCGCTGGGTTCGAAACCGGCGCGCTCGGCCAGTCGCGTGTCGATCGTGACCACCAGCGGCAACGCGGGCAGGAAGCGCTCGGCGTCCAGCGCCCGGTCGGCCACGCATTCGAGCAGGAACACGGCCTGGAGCAGCGCGCTGCGCGGTGGCAGCGCGTCGTCGACCATGAACGCGGCGTTGCCCTGTTCGCCCGAAAGCGCGAGGTCCAGCGCGCCCTGCACCAGCGGATGGTCGAAGCGCAGCAGCGGAAGCTCCTCGCGCGCCAGCGCCACGTCGCGGGCGAAGGTCGCCGACACCGGACCTTCGGCAAAGCCGGGCAGCGCGTCAGTGGAAAGGTATTGCGGGTCGAGCAGCAGCACGTTGCCGCCCAATTCCTCGGCGTGGATGCCGAAGGCCTCCAGCAGGCGTTGCACGTAGGCGTCGCGCGAGGGGTCGACATCCTCGCGGCGGAAGGCCTGGCCCAGTTCGTCGGCATGCGGGTCGCGGCTCGCGGCCAGTTCCAGCAGATGGTCGCGGCCGGCGCGGATCAGCGCGGCCAGTTCCTCGTGCGTGGCGCGGGTGTCGGCGATCAGCGCATCCAGTTCCTGGTCGCGGCTGTCGGCGTTGCGCGCATGTTCGGCGGCCAGTTGCACCAGCGGCTCGCCGTAGCGGCGCAGCAGCTCGCGCCCGTCGGCGGGGCTGGAACGGAACGCATCGATGCCCTCGTCGTACCAGCGCGCGAGTACGTGTTGCGCACTGTCCTGGACGGCGAGGATGTGGATGGCGATGTCGTGGACCTGGCCGATGCGGTCCAGGCGGCCGATGCGCTGTTCGAGCAGGTCCGGATCCAGCGGCAGGTCCCACAGGATCAACCGGTGCGCGAACTGGAAGTTGCGTCCTTCCGAACCGATCTCCGAACAGAGCAGCAGGCGCGCGCCATCGGGCTGCGCGAAGTAGGCGGCGTTGCGGTCGCGCTGCACGATGCCCAGGCCTTCATGGAAGCGCGCGATGCCCGCGCCGGTGCGGGTACGCAGCGCTTCCTCCAGCGCCAGGACCTTGGCCTGGCTGCGGCAGATCAGCAGGAACTTGTCCTGCGGGTGTGCGTCGAGGAGGGTTACCAGCGCCTCCAGGCGGGGGTCGTTCGCGTATTCCAGTTCGAGCGCCGGCGCCGGCTGCTGGATGTCGGCGTGGAATTCGGCCAGCAGCACCTGGCGGGCGTTCTCGTCCAGCGCGTCGGCATCGATCAGTTGCCACTCGGGCACGCGGCGCGGGAAGCCGCCGATGCCGGCGCGGCGATTGCGGAACATCGCGCGGCCGGTGCCATGGCGGTCGATCAATGCGTCGAGCAGGTCGCGCGCGGAAGCCGGCGTGCCGGTGCCATCCAGCTGCGCGAGCAGGCCCGCGTCGCCGGCGAAGATCTCGCGCAGTGCGTCGCGCTGGGCGTCGTCGAGCGGCTCGCCGGATTGCAGTCGGTCTGCAATCGGCGAGAGCGCCTGGAAGCGCTCGGCTTCGGCCAGATAGACGTCCAGATCGTGGTAGCGCTGCGGATCGAGCAGACGCAGGCGGGCGAAGTGGCCACTGCGGCCGAGCTGCTCGGGCGTGGCGGTAAGCAGGATCACGCCAGGCGTCTTTGCCGCCAGCTGTTCGACCAGCGTGTAGCGCGGGCTGGCCGCATCGGGCGTCCAGGCCAGGTGGTGCGCTTCGTCGACGATCAGCAGGTCCCACTCCGCTTCCACCAGCTCTCTCGCGCGCTTGGGGTTTTCCTCCAGGAAGCGGAAGTCGGCGATGACCAGTTGCTCGTCCTCGAACGGATTGCGCCCGTCGCCGGACTGCTCCAGCGCCTCGCAGCGTTCCTCGTCATAGATCGCGAAGCTCAGGTTGAAGCGGCGCAACAGCTCGACGAACCACTGGTACACGAGCGTGTCCGGCAGCAACACCAGCACGCGCGAGGCGCGGCCGGTGGCGAGCTGGCGGGCGAGGATCATGCCCGCCTCGATGGTTTTTCCCAGACCCACTTCATCGGCCAGCAGGACGCGAGGCGGGCGGCGCGAAGCGGCGATGCCGGCAACGCGCAGCTGGTGAGGCACCAGGCCGATGCGTGATGCTTCCAGGCCCCAGGTCGGCGAGCGGCGCGCCTGGGCGCGGCGGCGCAGGCCCTCGAGGCGCAGGTCGAATTGCGCCACGGTATCCGTGCGTCCGCCGACCAGGCGATCGTCGGCCTGGCTCACGCTCTGCTCGTCATCGAGCTGGCCTTCGTGCAGCTCGCGGCCCTCGCCGCGGTAGATCAGGAGGTCTTCCTTGATCTCCACCCGCTCGACCAGGAAGGCCAGGCCCTTGCCAGCCACGCGCTGGCCGGGGCGGAATTCGGCGCGTACCAGCGGCGCGGAGTCGGCCGCGTAGGGGCGCAGCACGCCGGCCTTGGCGAAGAGCACCTGCACGCCGCGGCCCTCCACCCGCAGGACGGTGCCCAGGCCCAGTTCGGGTTCGGCGGTGGAGATCCAGCGTTGACCAGGTACGAACATCGTGCTGCCGGGTTGCAGAAGGGGCGCCGATTATCCGCTCCCCGCCGTGTAGAGGGAACCGCCACGCAATTGCTCTTGCAGGAGCGCCCTTCGGCGCGACCACGTTATGGCCAGCAGGGATGCCCGCGGTCGCGCCCAAGGGCGCTCCTGCAAGGGATCATGTCTCAGACCAGCGGCGCAGCAGGTTGTGATAGACGCCAGTGAGCTGCAGCAGCGCATCGGCGTCGGCGCCGCTTTGTGTCAGGCGCTGGATCGAGCTGTCCAGTTCGAGCAGCAACTGGCGCTGGGCATCGTCGCGCACCAGGCTTTGCGCCCACAGGAACGCCGCCACGCGCGCGCCGCGTGTCACCGGCTGCACGCGATGCAGACTGCTGGACGGATAGACGATGGCATCGCCCGCGGGAAGCTTGACCTCGTGCTCGCCGTAGAGGTCGTTGATGACGAGCTCGCCACCGTCGTATTCCCCAGGCTCGCTGAGGAAAAGCGTGCACGAGACGTCCGAACGCAGCTGGCCGCCGTCGGGCAGGGCCATCACCGCACCGTCCACGTGGGAGCCGTAGTGCCCGCCGCCCTCGTAGCGGTTGAAGCGTGGCGGCAGCACGCGTTGCGGCAATACCGCGGCGTGGAAGAGCGGATGGCGCGCCAGCGCGTCCAGTACCTCGCGACCGAGCTCCCGCCGCAGCGGCGAGGTTTCCGGCAGCTGCTGGTTGCGCTTGACCTTCGCGCCCTGCGGCCCGACGGTTTCGCGGCCGTCCGTCCAGGTGGCGCCGTCCAGTGCCGCACGCATGCGCGCGACCTGCCCGCGATCCAGCACGTTGGGAATGTGCAGCAGCATGGCGGTGCCCCTGGTCCTAGAACCGGATGTTCGCGGTCAGCATCGCGGCGCGCGGCGTGCCCGGCGTGTAACGGTAGCCGCTCTTGTTGATGGCCGCGACGTAATGGCGGTCGAACAGGTTGTAGAGGTTCAATTGCAGGTCGACGTGGCGGTTGACCGGCAGGCTCGCCATGGCGTCGAACACCCAATAGGAGCCCGTGGTCTCGGGCGTGCCGATGGCGCCATCGGTGCCGCGCTTCATCGCGCCCGCATAGCGCGCGCCGCCGCCGACGGTGAGGCCGAAGGGCAGGTGACAGGTGGACCACGCGGTGAACGCGCTGCGCGGCGTGTAGGCCAGGTCGCTGGAGCCGTCGTTGCTGACTGCCGCACCGTCGGTAACCTTGGCGTCCATGGTGGTGAAGCCGGCGCTCACGCCCCAGTCGTCGGTGATCCGGCCGACGATGCCCAGTTCGATGCCCTGCACCCGCTTGCGGCCGGTCTGGTAGTACTGCTCGTCGACTGGATCCTGGGTCAGTTCGTTGCGCACCACGGTGCGGTAGATGGCAGCGGTGAGCAGCAGGCGCTGGTCGAGCAGATCCCACTTGGTGCCAAACTCCGTGGTGCTGGCCCGCTGCGGATCGAGCGTCGGGTTGTCGGCGCTGCGCGCCGAACTGCTGAACAAGAGCGTGTTGCCGCCGGGCGGCTCCTGCGAGACGGCGAAGTTGGCGTAGATGCTGCCATTGGGTGCGGGCTTGTACAGCACGCCCAGCTTGCCGTTGGGCAGGGTGTCGACGATGCGCGCGGCGAGGCCCGGGACCGGCGTGCCGGCCGGCAACGTGCCGCATTCGGGGCTGTTGCGCTCACCGCAAAGGGCGACGCTGTCGAAGCGGGTGGTGTAGCGGTCAAGGCGCGCGCCGGCGGTGACCTGCCAGCGCGGGCCGAACTTCAGCGTGTCGAACACGTAGACCGCGGCGGTGTCGGTGGTGCCGGTGTTCCATGCGCCGGTTTCGCCGTAGCGCAAACCGCCCACGTGAGGATCGGGGTGATAGAGGTTCGCGGCCGGCCAGGTGCTTCCGTCCAGCGGCGCGACGTCGATGTCGGAGGCTTTCTCCTCACTGACTTCCAAGCCCGTGCTGAGGTTGTGGATCACTGCGCCCGTGGCGAAGTTCGCGGTGAGGTTGGCCTGATCGGTCAGGATGCGGTTGGTTTGGCGCTTGAAGGTCGGCAGGCTGCGTGCGATGGCCCAGGTCGACGGATCGGCCAGGTCCGGCGTGAGCAGGTTGTCCGCGTCGGCGCGGAAGGACGTCAGCAGGTAGTCCTGGTGCGTGCGGCCCCAGCGCGTGGTGTTGCGCAGGGCGACATCGGGGCTGAACTCATGTTCGACGATCAGCGTCAGCATGTCCGCGGTGACGCGGTCGTGGTCCTGCGCCGTGCCGTAGAAGTTCTCGCTGTCCACGCGCGGTGCCTGGCCGATGTGCGGCCGGGCGGGATCGGGGCTGGTGTAGCCGGGCAGGCCGAGCGTCGGTATGCCGCCGTCGGGCACGTTGTCCTGCTTGATGTGCAACGCATCGAGGAAGACACGCGTGGGCGTGCCCAGGCCGAACGCCAGCGAGGGTGCCAAGCCCCAGCGGCGATTGCGCACGTGGTCGCGGCCGGGCACGCCGCTGTCCTGGCCGACGACGTCCAGACGGAACGCACTGTGGTCGCCGATTTGCCGGTTGAGGTCGACGGTGGCGCGCTGCTGCTGGCTGCTGCCGTAGGCCAGCGAGCCGCTGGCGCGATCGGTGAGGATCGGCTGCCGGGTGACCATGTTGATTGCGCCGGTCGGCGCGGTGCGGCCGTATTCGGTGCCGTCCGGGCCCTTGGTCACTTCGACCTGTTCGATGTTGAACAGGTCGCGCGAGATCGAGCCCAGGTCACGAACGCCGTCGACGAAGATGCTTCCCGAGGTATCGAAGCCGCGCATGTAGATGCCGTCGCCGGTGGTGGTGCTGCCGTTCTCGCCGACGTAAAAGGTGCCCACGCCCGGGCTGTTGCGCAGCGCTTCGGTCAAGGTCGTCGCGCCCTGCTGCTCGAACAGGTCGCGGGTGATGATGCCGATGGTCTGCGGGGTGTCCAGCAGCGGCTGGGTGAACTTGGGCGAGTCCACCATGTCGGCCCGGTAGTCCGCGCCACGCGTCGCGTTGACCTCGATGCCGGGGAGACGCTTGGCGTCGCGCACCTGCGGATCGCTGGTGTCACTACCGCCGGCGTGAGCGGGCGCGGCGAAGGCTAGGCCGGTGAGCAGGCCCGCGGCCATGCCGCGGGTCAGCGCGGAGGGACGGGCGGGATGCTTGCGACTGGTGATGCCTGCCATGGGGGTCCTTGTCTGGCGGATGCGTCAAGTCGCGAAGCTTAATGAGAACGATTTGCAATAACAAGACGAAAACCAGAGGCGGTGATGGGCTTCAGTCCATCCGTGGGTCGCGGTGCGCTGTACCAGGTGGCCTGAGCCCAGCTACGGGGCGTCCGGGAGTGGGGCGGTGCGGCAACAAAAAAAAGGCCCCGCCGGAGCGGGGCCTTTTCATCCTCCCAACGGAGGATGACGCGTTACCAGATCTTCACCTGCTTGTCGCCGGAGCGGACCATCGCGTCGCCCGGCTTGCACTGGAACGCAGTGGCGAACGCGTCCATGTTGGACGGCGCACCGATCGCGCGCAGCGAGGCGGGGGCATGCGGGTCGGTATTGAGGCGCAGCAGCGCTTCCTTCTCGCGGATATTGCCGCGCCACACGCGGGCCCAGTTGAGGAAGAAACGCTGGTCTTGGGTGTAGCCGTCGATCTTCGACCCGGCTTCCTCGGTGTTCTTCTTCAGCGCCATCTGCAGCGCGTCATAGGCCGCGTTCAGGCCGCCCAGATCGCCGATGTTCTCGCCCAGCGTCAGCTGGCCGTTGACGTGTGCGTCCGGCTTGTCCTTGATCGGGGTGTAGGCGTTGAACTGCTGCACCAGCTTGTCCGCGCGCTCATCGAACTTGGCACGGTCGGCCTTGCTCCACCAGTTGACGTTGTTGCCTTCGCCATCGAACTGGCTGCCCTCGTCGTCGAAGCCGTGACTGGCCTCGTGGCCGATCACCGCGCCGATGCCGCCGTAGTTGATCGCGTCGTCGCCGTTGGCATAGAAGAACGGCGGCTGCAGGATCGCGGCCGGGAAGTTGATCGTGTTGTCGGTCGGGTTGTAGTACGCGTTGACCGTCTGCGGGGTCATGCCCCATTCCTTGCGGTCGGTCGGCTTGCCGATCTTGTTGGTGTCGTACTGGTAGTTGAACTTGGCGGCAGCCATCACGTTGCCGTAGTAGTCGCCCTGCTTGATGTCCAGGCCGGACCAGTCACGCCACTTCTCGGGGTAGCCGATCTTCGGCAGGAAGGTGCTCCACTTGGCGATCGCCTTGGCCTTGGTTTCCGGGCTCATCCAGTCGAGGTTCTCGATGCGCGCCTTCAGGGCGTTGCGCACGTTGTCGACCAGCACCTGCGCGCGCTCCTTCGCTTCGGGCTTGAACATCTTGTCGACGTAGAGCTGGCCCAGCGCCATGCCCATCGAGCCGTTGACCGCGCCGAGCACGCGCTTCCAGCGCGCCTTCTGTTCGGGCTGGCCCGACAGGGTCTTGCCGTAGAAGTCGAACTTGTTGTCCTGGAAGGACTTCGACAGCAGCGGCGAAGCGTCGTCGATGACGTGGAAGCGCAGGTAGGACTGCCACTGGTCGATCGGCGCGCTGGCGAGCAGCTTGTCGAACTCGACGAAGAACTTCGGCTGCGACAGCGAGAAGCCCTTGTCCACCTTCACGCCCTGGGCGTCGAAGAATTTCTCCCAGCTGAAGTGCGGGGTGAGCTTGTCCGCTTCCTTGACGCTGACGAAGTGGTACTGGTGCTCGGGCGTGCGCAGTTCGACCGGGGCGAACGAGGCGGCCGCCAGCTTGGTTTCGAATGCCATTACCTGGCCGGCCTGCTTCTTGGCGTCGGCCGAGGGCACGCCGGTCAGTTCGAGCGACTTGGCGATGTAGTCCAGGTACGCGCTGCGCTGCTCGGCGTACTTGGCGTCGGTATAGTAGTCCTTGGTCGGCAGGCCCAGGCCGCTCTGGAAGGTGTAGCCGATCTGCATGGAGGCGTTCTTGAAATCGGCCCCCGAGCCGAACGCGAACACCTGCATGTCGCCGTTGCTGAAGCTCTTGTTGAGGTAGTCGGCCACGTCGTTGCCGTTCTTCAGCGCGGCGATGGCGTCGAGCTTGGGCTTGATCGGATCGAAGCCGGCCTTCTCGATGGACGCTTCGTCCATGCCCGAGGCATACAGGTAGCCGATCTTCTGCTGGATCGAGCCGGCCTGTGCGCTGGCGGCGTTCTTGGCCGCGGCGTCGACGATGTCGTGCTGGGTGTTGAGGCTGTCCTCGGCCAGCTTGTCGAACGCGCCCCAGCGGGTGCGGTCGGACGGGATCGGGTTGGCGGCGACCCACTTGGCGTTGACGAACTGGTCGAAGTCCGTGCAGGCCTCGTTCATCGCGCCCAGCTCGCTGACGTCGAACACGCTCTTCGGCGCGCCGGCCATCGCGGTGGTGCCGGCGGCGGCGGGTGCGCTGCTGCTGGCGGCAGGGTTCTGGCCGGCCTCGTGCTTGCCGCACGCGGTCAGCGACAGCGCCAGGCTCACCGCGAGCGCCAGCGGCTTCAGATACTGCTTGGACATGGATTTCCCTCTGTGTGTTTGCGCCGTTCGGCGGTTGCGTTGTTGCCGGCCGCGTCCCCCACGACGCGGCCATGACCGGCCACGCTAGGCCATTGGTCATGGGCCAGACAGTGTCAAAGGTCAGGGGTCGGGAAAGGGAAGGTGAGAAGGAAAATCCCGGAACCGCTCCTCCGCGACGGCGCCCTCGCGCTGCTACTTCCCCAGCGCCTTCCACTGTGACCGGTTCAGCCGCAGCACCGGATAGACGCCCACGTTCTGCGCGGCATACCAGGGAGAGCGTTCGAAGAAGAACATCAGCCGCGCGCGCGGATCGGCGGCGAAGGCGGGATCGTCGTGGAGCTTGCGCCCGAAGGTGGCCCGGAGCGCAGGATCGGCGGCAATCATGTCGCGTGCGAGCTTCTCCAGCACGCGCGCCTCGCCGTACTCCTTGGGTTCGAAGATGGCGTCCAGGTAGCCCCAGCGCAGCATCGAGTCGGGTGCCTGGGGCTCGAGCAGTTCGATCGCCACGTTGGCGCCACGCTGGTCCAGCGGGACGATCACCGACCCGGCGGGCAGGGTGAGCTCGCGCGGCTCCGCATGGAGCTGGAAGTCGCGCAGCATCAGGTGGCCCTCGAAAGGTTTTTCCGCCCATCGCGGCTGGTCGAGCCGGTAGCCCTGGGCGGTGACTTTCATCGGGCGTGCCAGCCGGCGGTAGGCGATGCCGTGCGCGTCGAGGCGGTCGATCAGCACGGTCCACTGGGCCGGGATCGCATAGGCGGCCGGCGGGTCGACCGATACGTCCGGCAGCAAGCCGTTCCAGTTGGGGATGGTGTAGTTGCGCGGGTGCGACGGGTCGTAGCGGATCCAGTCGCTGCCGGAGATGTCGCTGTGGGTGACCGTGTAGGCGTAGCCCCTGAGGTCATACGGGGTGGAGGCCGGGTCCGGCTTGAAGGTAAGCGCCACCCTTGCCGAGGGATCGC
Protein-coding regions in this window:
- a CDS encoding M13 family metallopeptidase, producing MSKQYLKPLALAVSLALSLTACGKHEAGQNPAASSSAPAAAGTTAMAGAPKSVFDVSELGAMNEACTDFDQFVNAKWVAANPIPSDRTRWGAFDKLAEDSLNTQHDIVDAAAKNAASAQAGSIQQKIGYLYASGMDEASIEKAGFDPIKPKLDAIAALKNGNDVADYLNKSFSNGDMQVFAFGSGADFKNASMQIGYTFQSGLGLPTKDYYTDAKYAEQRSAYLDYIAKSLELTGVPSADAKKQAGQVMAFETKLAAASFAPVELRTPEHQYHFVSVKEADKLTPHFSWEKFFDAQGVKVDKGFSLSQPKFFVEFDKLLASAPIDQWQSYLRFHVIDDASPLLSKSFQDNKFDFYGKTLSGQPEQKARWKRVLGAVNGSMGMALGQLYVDKMFKPEAKERAQVLVDNVRNALKARIENLDWMSPETKAKAIAKWSTFLPKIGYPEKWRDWSGLDIKQGDYYGNVMAAAKFNYQYDTNKIGKPTDRKEWGMTPQTVNAYYNPTDNTINFPAAILQPPFFYANGDDAINYGGIGAVIGHEASHGFDDEGSQFDGEGNNVNWWSKADRAKFDERADKLVQQFNAYTPIKDKPDAHVNGQLTLGENIGDLGGLNAAYDALQMALKKNTEEAGSKIDGYTQDQRFFLNWARVWRGNIREKEALLRLNTDPHAPASLRAIGAPSNMDAFATAFQCKPGDAMVRSGDKQVKIW
- a CDS encoding catecholate siderophore receptor Fiu; translated protein: MAGITSRKHPARPSALTRGMAAGLLTGLAFAAPAHAGGSDTSDPQVRDAKRLPGIEVNATRGADYRADMVDSPKFTQPLLDTPQTIGIITRDLFEQQGATTLTEALRNSPGVGTFYVGENGSTTTGDGIYMRGFDTSGSIFVDGVRDLGSISRDLFNIEQVEVTKGPDGTEYGRTAPTGAINMVTRQPILTDRASGSLAYGSSQQQRATVDLNRQIGDHSAFRLDVVGQDSGVPGRDHVRNRRWGLAPSLAFGLGTPTRVFLDALHIKQDNVPDGGIPTLGLPGYTSPDPARPHIGQAPRVDSENFYGTAQDHDRVTADMLTLIVEHEFSPDVALRNTTRWGRTHQDYLLTSFRADADNLLTPDLADPSTWAIARSLPTFKRQTNRILTDQANLTANFATGAVIHNLSTGLEVSEEKASDIDVAPLDGSTWPAANLYHPDPHVGGLRYGETGAWNTGTTDTAAVYVFDTLKFGPRWQVTAGARLDRYTTRFDSVALCGERNSPECGTLPAGTPVPGLAARIVDTLPNGKLGVLYKPAPNGSIYANFAVSQEPPGGNTLLFSSSARSADNPTLDPQRASTTEFGTKWDLLDQRLLLTAAIYRTVVRNELTQDPVDEQYYQTGRKRVQGIELGIVGRITDDWGVSAGFTTMDAKVTDGAAVSNDGSSDLAYTPRSAFTAWSTCHLPFGLTVGGGARYAGAMKRGTDGAIGTPETTGSYWVFDAMASLPVNRHVDLQLNLYNLFDRHYVAAINKSGYRYTPGTPRAAMLTANIRF
- the rapA gene encoding RNA polymerase-associated protein RapA, which codes for MFVPGQRWISTAEPELGLGTVLRVEGRGVQVLFAKAGVLRPYAADSAPLVRAEFRPGQRVAGKGLAFLVERVEIKEDLLIYRGEGRELHEGQLDDEQSVSQADDRLVGGRTDTVAQFDLRLEGLRRRAQARRSPTWGLEASRIGLVPHQLRVAGIAASRRPPRVLLADEVGLGKTIEAGMILARQLATGRASRVLVLLPDTLVYQWFVELLRRFNLSFAIYDEERCEALEQSGDGRNPFEDEQLVIADFRFLEENPKRARELVEAEWDLLIVDEAHHLAWTPDAASPRYTLVEQLAAKTPGVILLTATPEQLGRSGHFARLRLLDPQRYHDLDVYLAEAERFQALSPIADRLQSGEPLDDAQRDALREIFAGDAGLLAQLDGTGTPASARDLLDALIDRHGTGRAMFRNRRAGIGGFPRRVPEWQLIDADALDENARQVLLAEFHADIQQPAPALELEYANDPRLEALVTLLDAHPQDKFLLICRSQAKVLALEEALRTRTGAGIARFHEGLGIVQRDRNAAYFAQPDGARLLLCSEIGSEGRNFQFAHRLILWDLPLDPDLLEQRIGRLDRIGQVHDIAIHILAVQDSAQHVLARWYDEGIDAFRSSPADGRELLRRYGEPLVQLAAEHARNADSRDQELDALIADTRATHEELAALIRAGRDHLLELAASRDPHADELGQAFRREDVDPSRDAYVQRLLEAFGIHAEELGGNVLLLDPQYLSTDALPGFAEGPVSATFARDVALAREELPLLRFDHPLVQGALDLALSGEQGNAAFMVDDALPPRSALLQAVFLLECVADRALDAERFLPALPLVVTIDTRLAERAGFEPSEAAVRKAADRNIEVPRYRKFLAKLVPPMLEKAEAIAGQRAQEHIAEAVAQATAELDAELARLRALREVNPSINPAEIATLAAERQALLGALPQSRLRLDAVRFVASPDFLALR
- a CDS encoding Fe2+-dependent dioxygenase, with the translated sequence MLLHIPNVLDRGQVARMRAALDGATWTDGRETVGPQGAKVKRNQQLPETSPLRRELGREVLDALARHPLFHAAVLPQRVLPPRFNRYEGGGHYGSHVDGAVMALPDGGQLRSDVSCTLFLSEPGEYDGGELVINDLYGEHEVKLPAGDAIVYPSSSLHRVQPVTRGARVAAFLWAQSLVRDDAQRQLLLELDSSIQRLTQSGADADALLQLTGVYHNLLRRWSET